The nucleotide window GCATGAGAAGCCATCTGCTATCTGACAGCGTAACGAAGAACTGTTAATTCACAACACTGAGTGAACCGAGATACACTTATAAAAAGAGGTCACGACATGAGAAATCtaatttgccttgatcttttggcATATAAGTGATCTTTGTACGATTAAACATCCTGCAGGTTTCATAGCTTAAAATGTCCTCCTCGttataaacaaagcatttatttaatcaagctgcGAAAACGGTGCAGGGTGATGTCATCGTTCATTTGCATAAACCCTGCCTCCAGAGCAAGTCTTCGACCAATAGTCGTCTTCCCACCATAGGCCCCGCCCACTGGTGTTCAGGATGACATAATTATATTGGCTTATAATGTATGTTTTCTTCTACCTGCCACTCTGATGTCACAGGCCAGAGCCATCTCCAGACCTCCTCCAAGAGCCGCCCCATCAATGGCTGCGATCGTTGGCATGGGAAGAGTACCTAAAACAGTTCATCAAATGCCTAAAACTGGATTAACCATTAAACGAAGTCTCGTGTGTCAACACGTTTCTAATTTGCAGTTCATGGCTGAGATGATCTCTAGAGAGCAGGGTTTCCATTGGCAAGCGATGACAGCTAATAGGACGTAAAATACATTACTCCTTTACTATTAAATGAACTCTTCAAAACATGATTTATCTCTGCAACTGGTTTTTACACTGTACAATTACACCATGACCTTAAGCATAATGTGACTGAATGAAATTGTCTCATGACACTAACTTCTACATATTAGCTGTTTGGTTAAATAACTGGCaatatcaaatcaatttgaggAATACCTATTAAGATTTCAGCGTTTTAACTTACCAAGCTCTGTTATTAGTGTTCTTGCTTTAGTAACAAATGGTCCTACTTCACTCTGCTGCATCTTTGCTCTTTCTTTTAAGTCTGCACCTGTTGAGACAAACATGCGTTGATGCAAAGTGGGgttcacaatttatttattagtatcccttttaatttttgaataaataagcatggattattaaaactattttaagtttGATTCTACATTTGCatgctctttttttgtgtgtacaatttgtatttttgttatgcAAACTGGATTCAAGTCAATGCTCACAAAACTTTCATATTGCTGTCCCGTATATACATTCACATTTGTATAAATGGCATACCAGCAATACAGCTGAATGATAGTGTAACCCACACAGTCCGATCATAACCCGTAATAATTGCATTAAACACTTCAGAGGCTAAATACCTGCGCAGAATATCCCAGGCACCATACTGCACAAAACTACAGTACGCACTTTGTTGTCCTTCTTCAATGACTCGAGAGCTTCTGACAtctagcaaaaacaaaacaaatcataaaaagGGGATATTATGTATATCCTAGTTCTCATTTGTTATCGAATCAAATTCTAACATTTGGAGACACATCCACTCCTGAAAGGCTTTGCATAGGACTGGAGAATAAACGTTGATAGTTGGTTAACAACCTTTAACTTTATTTTGTGAGTAATcgacttaaaagtgcatttatgTCACAAATTTAGTTCCTTCTCACGGATGAACAGGTCAATTAGAAGTAGCTGTAACTCAAAAAGATTGATGCAAactgttgcatttttattttttgcatcaaaacatttgtttttagagAGTACTGGCAATTATAAAGTACATCTAAgaataccatttaaaaaaaaaaattaattaataaaataataaattacttttatttatttttttatgtattaggtAGCTATGTAATGGTAGCCAAGAGTgattaactattacattttgacaaGTAACAGTAAAAATACTCACCATTGTAACAAGATTTTTGCTGATGGCATTTTTAGATTGAGGCCGATTAATCCCCAAAACAACAATCCCTAAAACACAGAACAGTTACACTACAATAAACAGTGAACAAACTGCAAGATAATGAAtgaaaaatcttgaaaaaaaactgaaacagacCCTTGAAGTGACAACAAGTCTAATATTATAGGAACATTTAACAATATTGAGAGAGTATTTGGGCAGATTTGTATTTCTAAACTCAGGCATTTATTAAAGATAAATAGTAACGTCACTGAAACGGTTCACTAATGGGGCATTATGAGAGAAGCTGCGGAGTACGTGTCTGCATTGCGGAGTACAGGAATCCGATACACAAACTCTGTGATCAATAATTCACTTTCTCGTGCTCTACCTGAGTCATCACCGTCCAAGTATCTAACGATAAGGTCATCTCCAGACTTAACGTCGGAGCTGGCCAGTCGCACACAATGAGGCACTCTCTTGGTTAGAAATGCGTGCAAAACACTGTCCGATCTGCAGACGCCGCTGATCACGTTTATTTGTGATCGGACAGGCTGAAGCAGCGCTCTGCACTTCACTAAAGCCGCCATGCTTCTGCTCTCCTTGACTTTCAACTCTGAACTGCGAGTGACGTATTTGTTTCAGGTCACGTGACCGCGCGGTTTCTCTGCGGCAGCGGTTTTTTGTAATGATCTTTAGGTGAAATACAGTGATCTACtttaaacaacagtaaaataagtACAAATCTGCATTACATTTCTCAATTATTTGTGCTGTATTACTACAGAGGACAGGGACGCTGAAGACGAGCGGAAAGGAGAACATACTGTAGCAAGAAGAGAACAACAGCTCACTGTGTTCACATGGTCGACATATATGAAGAAAATATTGAATTGGGGGTATGGGGTTATATTAAAGAgatcatatgacgttgctaaaaggaacattatgttgtgtatttgtttaatgcaatgtgtttatgcggtttacggttcaaaacacattattttccacataatgtacattattgtttctcctctatgccccaacTTCTGAAATGTGTCGATTTTTACTAAGTTCATGGGTCTGAAatgcgaggtgtgctctgattggtcagctatccagtgcgttgtgattggctgaattcctcaagcgtgtgacagaaatattACACCCCTTAAGGGGTGGTCACACTAGACTAGAGCGCTGCGCGGGACTGTTTTCTTCATCCCGCTCCCGCCCGCGCCTGCGCCCGCCGAATTTCTGACCATTACTGCCCGCTCCCGCAACGTATGTGTTACACTCCCGTCCGCTCCTGCAATATGTATGTCCACTCCCGCCCGCACCCGCAAAACTCTGACAATTTATTCCCGCACAATAATAGAGATGCATTGATTTTGTGTCTTCTCCCGTcccgcaggaaaaaaaaacacgtatttgtattgatattattaaagagattcatgggGTTGTTTGTTTCGTTTCTCTAgcctgcatgtaaaaaaaaaaaaaagacaaaacacaatacattcaaatataatttgtttttatcaaaaactttgCACATAAATATAGActgctttgcaaaaaaaatatacataatatgataaactaggctacatgaaaaacagcagttttacaattattagccAAATGTCGCAGGTATTctgtttgaaaaatacaaataagaataaaaacattcaaacttagGCAGCCTGCTCAACAACACTGGCATCATCACGCCTCTTGACCTAATTAACAAATGGCAAAGAGGGGCTGTGCTcaaaaaacaacact belongs to Carassius gibelio isolate Cgi1373 ecotype wild population from Czech Republic chromosome B10, carGib1.2-hapl.c, whole genome shotgun sequence and includes:
- the auh gene encoding methylglutaconyl-CoA hydratase, mitochondrial, whose translation is MAALVKCRALLQPVRSQINVISGVCRSDSVLHAFLTKRVPHCVRLASSDVKSGDDLIVRYLDGDDSGIVVLGINRPQSKNAISKNLVTMMSEALESLKKDNKVRTVVLCSMVPGIFCAGADLKERAKMQQSEVGPFVTKARTLITELGTLPMPTIAAIDGAALGGGLEMALACDIRVAASSAKMGLVETKLAIIPGAGGTQRLPRTVGVSVAKELIFAARVLSGAEAKSLGLVNHAVEQNESGDAAYLRALDLAREFIPQGPIAIRMAKLAINQGIEVDLKTGLAIEEACYAQVIPTKDRLEGLQAFKEKRPPRFKGE